Part of the Candidatus Eremiobacteraceae bacterium genome is shown below.
ACCGCGCATCGGCAAGCCCGTCGAGGTCAACGCGCTCTGGTGCAACGCGCTCGTATCCGTGAGCCGGATGGCGGCGCGCATCGGAGAAAACGCGGACACGTATTCCGCCTGGGCCGTGACGGCGCGCCGCGGCTTCTCTCGATTCTGGAATGGCGGCAAGGGCTACTGTCATGACGTGATCGATGGTCCGAACGGCGACGAAAGCGAACTTCGTCCAAATCAGCTCATCGCGGCAGCGCTGACGGAGACGCCGCTTTCGCCTGCGCAAGTGAGGGCGGTCGTCGACGCCTGCGGTCCCCTCGTCGTGCCGCGCGGCATCCGCACGCTCGGGCCTGGCGAGCCAGGCTATCGCGGCACGTATCTCGGGCCTCAAATAGTGCGTGACGCAGCGTATCACCAAGGCACCGCTTGGGCGTGGCTGCTCGGATCGTACGCTCTGGCACACCTGCGTGCGTACGGCGACGCGCGCGCCGCGATGGACCTCCTCGCGCCCCTCGAAGGACATTTGCGCGAGGCGGGCCTCGGCACGGTGAGCGAGATCTTCGACGGCGATGCGCCGAACGAACCGCGCGGCTGCATCGCACAGGCGTGGTCCGTCGGCGAAGCGCTTCGCGCCTATCGCGCGATCCTCAAGCGCGCACAGCGTGCATGAACTTCGCATGCGCGTTATCCAGCGCGCTGGCCGTTTTCGCGCTTCTCGGATCGGCGCCGCAAACCGCGGCGAATATCGCGCAGCGCCACGTCGCGGCGATCGGAGGCCACGATCGCGCGGCAGCGTTGACTTCACTGTCGTACACCGGCGTGTATCGCGAGGGCGACTTCACGCTCGCGGCGTCGCAGACATACATGAGACCGTATTACGAGACCGTCGATCCGCATCTGGATCCGGCGATCAGGGAAGGTGATGACGGCCGGCCTTGGGAGTATTACGCGGAGTACGGCGTCGTGCTGCGCACGTTCGGCGCACCGGGCATGGCCACCACGCATGCGTCGGAATTCGACGACTCGCTCGTGGACGCCGACGCGAAGGGCACGCACATCGCGCTCGCCGGCACGGCAGAGATCCAAGGACGCCCGGCGTTCGACATCCTCGTCACGCTCCGAGACGATTTTGCGAAGCACCTCTACATCGACCAGACGACGTATTTGATCGTCGCGTCGCGCCAGACCGCGAAAGTGCACGCGTTCGGCAGTCGCGTCACCAGTCAAACGTTGTTCGGCGGCTATCGCCGCGTGGCCGGCGTATTGCTGCCGACCACTTCGCGCGAGGTCGATCTGGCAACCGGTAGAGAGCTCAATCGACTGACGTGGACGAACGTCGTCGCGAATCGTCCTATTTCCATATCCGCGTTCTCGCCGCCGAGGTTCACCCGCACGCCGCTCTCCGCGCTGCTCGAAGATCTATACGACCATCGCGATGACGCGCGGTACGACGCGCAGGCGTACGAATCGTTTCGCCGTCGCGCCGCAGGTGTGAACACCGAGTCGGCAATCGAATTCATCGGCTATCAGATATTGAAGACGGGCGTCAGCGCATCGGCCATCGCGCTTCTCTCAAAAAACGCGCGTGAATATCCGCGTTCCGCCGATGCGCAGTTCGGTCTCGGCCGCGCGTATCGAACCGCGGGCCTTTCGCGTTTGGCGGTCGCGGCATTCCGCCAGGCCTTGCGCCTCAAACCAAACGGTGCGCGCGCGCGAGATGCGTTGAAGCAGTCGTAAGCGTACCGACGAGGCGGTCAGTAGCGGCGTTCGCCCTCAGGTCTTGAGATCGCACATGCGATCGTGGCGAGAAGGAGCGTGCCGGCCAGCAATACAGAGATCATAATCCCATCCTTTCGAGGCGGAAGCGCGGCCTCATCATAACCGCTCAGCGTCGCGCCACCGTCCGAGCCAAACCGAGGACCGCGTCGAGCGCGAACAGAACCCATGGCGAGCTTGTGGAGCGGAAGGGTATTGGGCCCGTGCAGCATGCTGCCGGCGATCCGAGTCGTCTAAGAATCCATCTCTTCGGGCGGCCCCGTTTTGTGGCGGACGGACAGCCGTACAAGTTCCGTGGGCCGGCCAAGGCGCTCAATTTCTTGGCCTATTTGCTCCTGCATCGGGGCACCCACGTCACCCGCGAATCTTTGGCCTTCACGTTGTTTCCCGACGACGCCGAAGAGATCGCGCGCGCGAATCTGCGGCGGCTGCTCTACGTCACGCAGAATGCGCTTCCCGTCATCGATCAGATGCGCTGGATCGAAGCGCACGACGAGACCGTCGCGTGGAATGACGGCGCACCGGCCTGGCTCGACGTCGCGGAGTTCGAGCGCCTTGCGGCGTCGCACGATGACGCGGCGGCAGCAGTGGAACTGCACACCGGCGAATTGCTGGACGGGCTCTACGACGACTGGCTCTTCCCATTTCGCGAACGATACCGGCAGAATTACGTCAGCGCTCTCTATCGGTTGGTCCTCGAAGCGCGGCGCTCGCGAGACTTCCGTCTAGCCGTCTCGTACGCGAACCGTTTGCTCGCCGATGATCCGTTCCGCGAGGATGTCGTCCGTCAGCTTCTTTCCGCGCTGTACGAATCGGGCGACCGCGCCGGTGCACTGTCGGCTTTCGATGCGTTCGGCGAACGGCTTCGCAAAGAACTTCAAGTAGAACCGATGCCGGAGACGGTAACGCTGCGCGACCGGATTTGGCGCGGCGGAACGGCCGATGAGCAGACCGCTGAGATTTCCGAGGGGCCGCTCGAGCGAATGCCGGCCATGGGCGGCATGATGGTCGGTCGCGACGCCGAAATCGAACAGCTTCAAGAATACTGGAGCAGGTCGGCGCAAGGCCGCGGCCGTCTGGTCTTCGTCGCCGGTGAAGCCGGCATCGGCAAGTCGAGGCTCGTGAGCGAGCTTGCGCTCGTTGCCGAAGCTCAAGGGGCGCGCGTGCTGTGGGGCGCCACAACGTCGCCGGAAAATGCCCCGTTTCAGGCGTTGGCGGATGCGCTGCGTTCGGCATTGCCGCTCATCTCGGCCGTCGAACTCGATCCCGTGCGCCTCGCAGCCATCGCGCGCATCGTGCCCGACATCCGGGCGCACCGGCCGGACTTGCCCGAACTCGATGCGCTGGAACCCGAAGCCGACCTCCTGCGGCTCTTCGACGC
Proteins encoded:
- a CDS encoding amylo-alpha-1,6-glucosidase; its protein translation is AAGDAAPAFIEQLALAADQFVVRRGIAADSGYSIVAGYHWFGEWGRDTMIALPGLLLATGRDVEARAVLVTWAQFVDAGMLPNEFPADGAAPTFNSVDSSLWFIEAVRQYVQRTSDDLTLRTLFPVLREIVVKYREGTRFGIRGDAADGLLYAGEDGVQLTWMDAKVGDWVVTPRIGKPVEVNALWCNALVSVSRMAARIGENADTYSAWAVTARRGFSRFWNGGKGYCHDVIDGPNGDESELRPNQLIAAALTETPLSPAQVRAVVDACGPLVVPRGIRTLGPGEPGYRGTYLGPQIVRDAAYHQGTAWAWLLGSYALAHLRAYGDARAAMDLLAPLEGHLREAGLGTVSEIFDGDAPNEPRGCIAQAWSVGEALRAYRAILKRAQRA